One part of the Flavobacterium johnsoniae UW101 genome encodes these proteins:
- a CDS encoding prephenate dehydratase: protein MTTKIAIQGIKGSFHHQVVKEYFSENVDIDECLSFEELIDSLIAGKSDQAVMAIENSIAGPIIPNYALIDKNNLHIIGEHYLNIQQNLMALKGQKIEDIKEVHSHPMALLQCMDFLKQYPNIKLIEDKDTAETARRIQEKQLTGIAAIASVTASEMYDLDIIASSIQTIKNNMTRFVIIKKQNSFLPESEINRASIKFELDHKRGSLAAVLNVMSDCKLNLTKIQSLPKIETPWKYSFFVDVTFEKYEDFAKAKALLNIMAEYFKVLGEYKNTRP from the coding sequence ATGACAACGAAAATTGCAATACAAGGTATTAAAGGATCATTTCATCATCAGGTTGTAAAAGAGTATTTCTCTGAAAATGTGGATATTGATGAGTGTTTGTCTTTTGAAGAATTGATCGACAGCCTTATTGCCGGAAAATCTGATCAGGCTGTTATGGCGATCGAAAATTCAATTGCAGGGCCGATTATCCCGAATTATGCATTGATTGACAAGAACAATCTGCACATAATTGGAGAGCATTATTTAAACATTCAGCAGAATTTAATGGCTTTAAAAGGTCAGAAAATTGAAGATATAAAAGAAGTTCATTCGCACCCAATGGCACTTTTGCAGTGTATGGATTTCCTGAAACAATATCCAAATATCAAATTGATTGAGGATAAAGATACAGCCGAAACGGCAAGAAGAATTCAGGAAAAGCAGTTAACCGGAATTGCAGCAATTGCAAGTGTAACAGCTTCTGAAATGTACGATCTTGATATTATAGCGTCATCGATTCAAACGATCAAAAACAATATGACTCGTTTCGTAATCATTAAAAAGCAAAATTCATTTTTGCCGGAAAGCGAAATCAACAGAGCGTCAATCAAATTTGAATTGGATCACAAAAGAGGAAGCTTAGCAGCGGTTTTAAATGTAATGAGCGACTGCAAACTGAATTTGACAAAAATCCAGTCGCTTCCAAAAATTGAAACACCTTGGAAATATTCATTCTTCGTAGATGTAACATTTGAGAAATACGAAGATTTTGCAAAAGCCAAAGCATTATTAAATATAATGGCAGAATATTTTAAAGTATTGGGAGAATATAAAAATACCAGACCTTAA
- a CDS encoding DUF1501 domain-containing protein — protein sequence MNRRNFLTLTGTFTGGLLVLPDFLHAFGSQNNLVVGEQCVVFIQLNGGNDGLNTFIPYDDPLYYDLRTKIALNKDLVVGKNKGMAFHPSLKDFAQMQQNGDLTVIQNVGYPEPIRSHFRSQEIWQTATDSNKYMNEGWLGRFLDLQCNGHQATAGINLDSIDNLALKGVEPNFITIKDPDRFKVKSKEENVTLSQNPHLDFVRKIANSVTEGSDEIQKALAKSKTEISYPKTELSKNLEWIARLIKGNLNSKVYYTSLNGFDTHDNQLAIHERKLTDLNDSLYSFYSDLKQSQLLQNVTVVVFSEFGRRVKDNGNGTDHGTAAPMFIIGGNNKGTILGKNPNLADLDNGDLKYEIDFRSVYASLLKEKMNFDYSKIGIANKPVSGLFG from the coding sequence ATGAACAGAAGAAATTTTCTAACACTGACAGGAACTTTTACAGGCGGATTACTTGTGCTTCCTGATTTTTTGCATGCTTTTGGTTCTCAAAATAATTTAGTTGTTGGGGAACAATGTGTCGTTTTTATACAGTTGAATGGCGGAAACGATGGTTTAAATACTTTTATTCCGTACGATGATCCATTGTATTACGATTTACGAACCAAGATTGCTTTAAATAAAGATTTGGTTGTTGGTAAGAATAAAGGAATGGCATTTCATCCTTCGTTAAAAGATTTTGCCCAAATGCAGCAAAACGGAGATTTAACCGTGATTCAAAACGTAGGTTATCCAGAACCAATTCGTTCGCATTTTAGAAGTCAGGAAATCTGGCAGACGGCAACCGATTCTAATAAATATATGAATGAAGGCTGGCTCGGGAGATTTCTGGATTTGCAATGCAATGGACATCAAGCGACAGCCGGAATCAATTTAGATTCGATTGATAATTTAGCTTTAAAAGGAGTAGAGCCTAATTTTATAACCATAAAAGATCCGGATCGTTTTAAAGTAAAATCAAAAGAAGAAAATGTGACTTTGTCTCAAAATCCGCATTTGGATTTTGTTCGAAAAATCGCCAATTCAGTTACCGAAGGTTCAGATGAAATTCAGAAAGCTTTAGCAAAATCAAAAACGGAAATCAGTTATCCAAAAACTGAATTATCCAAAAACCTGGAATGGATTGCCCGATTGATAAAAGGAAACCTAAACTCGAAAGTGTATTACACATCGCTCAACGGATTTGATACACATGATAATCAGCTTGCGATTCATGAACGAAAATTGACTGATTTAAATGATTCATTGTATAGTTTTTATTCTGATTTAAAACAGTCACAATTATTACAAAATGTAACAGTTGTAGTCTTCTCCGAATTCGGGCGACGAGTAAAAGACAACGGCAACGGAACAGATCACGGAACTGCCGCGCCAATGTTTATAATAGGAGGAAACAACAAAGGAACAATTTTAGGAAAAAATCCAAATCTGGCAGACTTAGATAACGGCGATTTAAAATATGAAATTGATTTTAGAAGTGTGTACGCTTCTTTATTAAAAGAAAAAATGAACTTCGATTATTCTAAAATTGGAATTGCAAATAAACCAGTTTCGGGATTGTTTGGATAA
- a CDS encoding DUF1800 domain-containing protein, whose protein sequence is MKKSSLWSLRLGFSGKQTSKIEKLGLEKFLKQSYNSKFDTTLPDFLQDQPKTTLELKQVREIIKTSEPEVKKEIQKKENQATAEFKKWWIAKMRTDELPLRENMVCFWHNHFVSTSQKVKINYWIYQHNMILRENAFGNFKELTKQILKSNAMVRYLDNGDNKKGKVNENLSRELLELFTIGIGNYTEDDIKNGAKALAGLNVGDEGAVYRKNIEDNSDKIYFGKTGNWKADDLVDIIFEQKNIPYLITRKILKWFIYDNPPEDLVVYYGDYFRKQKFEIEPLLTKIFTEEFKKENSGNKIKNPLVYILQLCDELQLENVNDAAIMAFIKQQGMDLYNQVNVKGWDGGNSWLTSQIYLQRNNTADLLCSGKSLNRKVLKTMMNGVEKEKSEYEKTAVKVNFDSEGNNKTIISELSDRLLFVVSDSAQKDMENLLKYDFDPKDPHADFAVVRLFNYITKLPEYQLI, encoded by the coding sequence ATGAAAAAAAGCAGTCTTTGGTCCTTACGATTAGGTTTTTCAGGAAAACAAACTTCAAAAATTGAAAAACTCGGCTTAGAAAAATTTCTAAAGCAATCTTATAATTCAAAATTTGATACAACACTTCCAGACTTTCTGCAAGATCAGCCTAAAACCACTTTAGAGTTGAAACAAGTTCGGGAAATAATCAAAACTTCAGAACCCGAAGTCAAAAAGGAAATTCAGAAAAAAGAAAATCAAGCAACTGCCGAATTCAAAAAATGGTGGATTGCCAAAATGCGCACGGATGAATTGCCGCTTCGCGAAAACATGGTTTGTTTTTGGCACAATCATTTTGTTTCCACTTCTCAAAAAGTAAAAATCAATTACTGGATTTATCAGCACAATATGATTTTGCGCGAAAATGCTTTTGGCAATTTTAAAGAATTAACCAAGCAGATTCTAAAATCGAATGCAATGGTTCGATATCTCGATAATGGCGATAATAAAAAAGGAAAAGTAAACGAAAACCTAAGCCGTGAATTACTCGAATTATTCACAATTGGAATTGGAAATTATACAGAAGATGATATAAAAAACGGTGCAAAAGCTTTGGCAGGTTTAAATGTTGGTGATGAAGGTGCCGTTTATAGAAAAAATATTGAAGACAACAGCGATAAAATTTACTTCGGGAAAACCGGAAACTGGAAAGCAGATGACTTGGTCGATATTATTTTCGAACAAAAGAACATTCCGTATCTCATTACCCGAAAAATTTTGAAATGGTTTATTTATGATAATCCGCCCGAAGATTTGGTGGTTTATTACGGAGATTATTTCCGAAAGCAAAAGTTTGAAATTGAACCTTTATTAACTAAAATTTTTACCGAAGAATTTAAAAAAGAGAATTCAGGGAATAAAATCAAAAATCCACTGGTTTATATTTTACAGCTATGTGATGAATTGCAGTTGGAGAATGTTAACGACGCTGCAATTATGGCGTTTATAAAACAGCAGGGAATGGATTTGTACAATCAGGTAAATGTAAAAGGCTGGGATGGCGGAAATTCATGGCTCACTTCGCAGATTTATCTCCAAAGAAATAATACAGCCGATTTATTATGCAGTGGAAAAAGTCTGAATCGAAAGGTTTTGAAAACGATGATGAACGGAGTTGAAAAAGAAAAATCAGAATATGAAAAAACTGCTGTAAAAGTCAATTTTGATTCAGAAGGAAATAACAAAACCATTATTTCTGAATTATCAGACCGGTTATTATTTGTCGTCAGTGATTCGGCTCAGAAAGACATGGAAAATCTTTTGAAATACGATTTTGATCCCAAAGATCCACACGCCGATTTTGCTGTCGTCAGACTTTTTAATTACATCACTAAACTTCCCGAATATCAATTAATCTAA
- a CDS encoding imm11 family protein, producing MNITKLWKMNIYKIGSDYENYRFLLPHNDDGLVSTDGTSLIKEWKPCDYTLFKDPRKKTDKRKTDFKASCYYPGVLIIEKSCKDIFTKLSENSIEYLEINTPELINFFYVANIIKSVNTIEYEGLSQENLINSFKNGTIRFKLENIGNKDFFRDKKFSSFYFCTQKFINTINEANITGLRFTIAGIAL from the coding sequence ATGAATATTACAAAACTTTGGAAAATGAATATTTATAAAATTGGTTCTGATTATGAAAATTATAGGTTTTTACTACCACATAATGACGACGGATTAGTAAGTACTGATGGCACATCCTTAATTAAGGAATGGAAACCTTGCGATTATACTTTGTTTAAAGACCCGAGAAAGAAAACTGACAAACGAAAAACTGATTTCAAAGCTAGTTGCTACTACCCAGGAGTATTAATTATTGAAAAAAGCTGTAAAGACATTTTCACAAAGCTCTCTGAAAACAGTATTGAATATTTAGAAATTAATACTCCTGAGCTTATTAATTTCTTTTATGTTGCTAATATAATTAAATCAGTTAATACTATTGAATATGAAGGACTCTCACAAGAAAACCTTATTAATTCATTCAAAAATGGCACTATAAGATTTAAACTAGAAAACATTGGTAATAAAGATTTTTTTCGAGACAAAAAATTTAGCTCATTTTATTTTTGTACACAGAAATTTATTAACACAATAAATGAAGCCAATATAACTGGTTTGAGATTTACAATTGCAGGTATAGCTCTTTAA
- a CDS encoding ribonucleoside-diphosphate reductase subunit alpha, with the protein MYVVKRDGHREPVMFDKITERIKKLCYGLNELVDPVKVAMRVIEGLYDGVSTSELDNLAAETAASMTIAHPDYAQLAARVAISNLHSNTKKSFSETMKDMYNYVNPRNGQDAPLIADDVYKVIQENAAFLDSHIIYTRDFNYDYFGFKTLERSYLLKINGKIVERPQHMLMRVSVGIHLDDLKSVIETYDLMSKKFFTHATPTLFNAGTPKPQMSSCFLLAMQDDSIDGIYDTLKQTAKISQSAGGIGLSIHNVRATGSYIRGTNGTSNGIVPMLRVFNDTARYVDQGGGKRKGSFAIYIETWHADIFDFLDLKKNTGKEEMRARDLFFAMWTSDLFMKRVQEDSTWTLMCPNECPGLYDVYGDEFEALYTDYEFRGKGRKTIRARELWEKILESQIETGTPYMLYKDAANRKSNHKNLGTIRSSNLCTEIMEFTSKDEIAVCNLASISLPMFIDNGEFDHQALYNVTKRVTRNLNKVIDRNYYPVKEAENSNMRHRPVGLGVQGLADAFIMLRMPFTSDEAKKLNQEIFETLYFAAVTASMEMAKEEGPYSTFEGSPMSQGEFQYNMWGMKDEELSGRWDWASLRKEVVEHGVRNSLLVAPMPTASTSQILGNNEAFEPYTSNIYTRRVLSGEFIVVNKHLLEDLVKLGLWNEDLKQEIMRHNGSVQNIDKIPQDLKDLYKTVWEMSMKDIIDMSRQRGYFIDQSQSLNLFMQDANYSKLTSMHFYAWQSGLKTGMYYLRTKAAVDAIKFTLNNDKKEETAPSLVQETEAISVEDYKAMLLKAQAADPEDCEMCGS; encoded by the coding sequence ATGTATGTAGTAAAAAGAGATGGCCACAGAGAGCCCGTAATGTTTGATAAGATTACAGAAAGAATCAAAAAATTGTGCTACGGCTTGAACGAGCTTGTAGATCCGGTAAAGGTAGCGATGAGAGTTATCGAAGGATTGTATGATGGAGTTTCGACTTCTGAATTGGATAATCTTGCGGCAGAAACTGCAGCATCTATGACAATTGCCCATCCGGATTATGCACAATTAGCGGCGCGTGTGGCAATTTCAAATTTACACTCTAATACAAAAAAATCTTTCTCAGAAACGATGAAAGATATGTATAACTATGTAAACCCAAGAAACGGTCAGGATGCACCGTTAATTGCTGATGATGTTTACAAAGTTATTCAGGAAAATGCTGCCTTTTTAGATTCTCACATTATTTACACAAGAGATTTTAATTACGATTACTTTGGTTTCAAAACTTTAGAGCGTTCTTATCTTCTTAAAATAAACGGAAAAATCGTAGAACGTCCGCAGCACATGTTAATGCGTGTTTCTGTTGGTATTCACTTAGACGATTTAAAATCGGTTATTGAAACTTACGATTTAATGTCTAAAAAGTTCTTTACGCATGCAACGCCAACGTTGTTCAATGCAGGAACGCCAAAACCTCAAATGTCTTCTTGTTTCCTTTTGGCTATGCAGGATGATAGTATTGACGGAATTTACGATACATTAAAACAAACAGCAAAAATCTCGCAGTCAGCGGGAGGAATTGGGCTTTCTATTCATAACGTGCGTGCGACAGGATCTTACATTCGCGGTACAAACGGAACTTCAAATGGGATTGTTCCAATGTTAAGAGTGTTCAACGATACAGCTCGTTACGTAGATCAAGGTGGTGGAAAACGTAAAGGAAGTTTTGCGATTTATATCGAAACCTGGCATGCTGATATTTTCGATTTCTTAGATTTAAAGAAAAATACAGGAAAAGAAGAAATGCGTGCGAGAGATTTATTCTTCGCAATGTGGACTTCAGATTTATTCATGAAACGTGTTCAGGAAGATTCAACTTGGACTTTAATGTGTCCTAACGAATGTCCGGGATTATATGATGTTTACGGAGATGAATTTGAAGCATTGTATACGGATTATGAATTTAGAGGAAAAGGAAGAAAAACAATCCGCGCTCGTGAGTTATGGGAAAAAATCCTTGAATCTCAAATCGAGACAGGAACACCATATATGTTGTACAAAGATGCAGCAAACCGTAAATCGAACCACAAGAATTTAGGAACAATCCGTTCTTCTAACTTGTGTACAGAGATTATGGAGTTTACATCTAAAGATGAAATCGCAGTTTGTAACTTGGCTTCTATTTCATTACCAATGTTTATTGATAACGGAGAATTCGATCACCAGGCACTTTACAATGTTACAAAACGTGTAACTCGTAACTTGAACAAAGTAATCGACAGAAACTACTACCCAGTAAAAGAAGCTGAAAATTCTAACATGCGTCACCGTCCGGTTGGTTTAGGTGTGCAAGGTTTAGCAGATGCTTTCATTATGCTGCGTATGCCGTTTACAAGCGATGAAGCTAAAAAATTAAACCAGGAGATTTTCGAAACTTTATACTTCGCTGCTGTAACCGCTTCTATGGAAATGGCAAAAGAAGAAGGACCATATTCAACTTTTGAAGGTTCGCCAATGTCACAAGGAGAATTCCAATACAATATGTGGGGAATGAAAGATGAAGAATTATCAGGCCGTTGGGACTGGGCTTCATTAAGAAAAGAAGTTGTAGAGCATGGAGTTCGTAACTCATTGTTAGTTGCGCCAATGCCAACTGCATCGACTTCTCAAATTCTTGGCAACAACGAAGCTTTTGAACCCTATACATCAAACATTTACACACGTCGTGTATTGTCTGGAGAATTTATCGTAGTAAACAAGCACTTACTAGAAGACTTAGTAAAACTTGGTTTATGGAACGAAGATTTGAAACAAGAAATTATGCGTCATAACGGATCTGTTCAAAACATTGATAAGATTCCACAAGACTTAAAAGATCTTTATAAAACAGTTTGGGAAATGTCGATGAAAGATATTATCGATATGTCTCGTCAAAGAGGATACTTTATTGACCAGTCTCAATCGCTAAACTTGTTCATGCAGGATGCAAACTATTCTAAACTAACGTCAATGCACTTCTATGCTTGGCAGTCAGGGTTAAAAACAGGAATGTATTACCTAAGAACAAAAGCGGCTGTAGATGCGATTAAATTCACATTAAATAACGATAAAAAAGAAGAAACAGCACCATCTTTAGTTCAGGAAACTGAAGCAATAAGCGTTGAGGATTATAAAGCGATGCTTTTAAAAGCACAAGCAGCAGATCCTGAGGATTGTGAAATGTGTGGGTCTTAA
- a CDS encoding ribonucleotide-diphosphate reductase subunit beta, translating to MSQVEPILQENKNRFVIFPIKHHDIWEWYKKMEASFWTAEEIDLHQDLTDWNNKLNDDERYFIKHILAFFAASDGIVNENLAENFVNEVQYAEAKFFYGFQIMMENIHSETYSLLIDTYVKDEAEKTELFNALEVFPAIAKKGEWALKWIESDSFAERLIAFAAVEGIFFSGAFCSIYWLKKRGLMPGLTFSNELISRDEGVHCDFAVHLHNHHLVNKVPKERIKEIIVDALDIERQFVTESLPVSLIGMNAGLMTQYLEFVADRLLVELGCERVYGSANPFDFMDMISLQGKTNFFEKRVAEYQKSGVMNTDSDAQKISFDADF from the coding sequence ATGTCTCAAGTAGAACCAATCTTACAAGAAAACAAAAATCGTTTCGTTATTTTTCCTATCAAACATCATGATATTTGGGAATGGTATAAAAAAATGGAAGCTAGTTTCTGGACAGCTGAAGAAATCGATTTGCACCAGGATTTAACAGATTGGAACAACAAACTTAATGATGACGAAAGATATTTCATTAAACATATTTTAGCATTCTTTGCAGCTTCTGACGGAATCGTAAATGAAAATCTTGCTGAGAACTTTGTAAACGAAGTTCAATATGCTGAAGCGAAGTTTTTCTATGGTTTCCAAATTATGATGGAAAACATTCACAGTGAAACTTATTCTTTATTGATTGATACTTATGTGAAAGACGAAGCTGAGAAAACGGAATTGTTTAATGCTTTGGAAGTTTTTCCTGCAATTGCTAAAAAAGGAGAATGGGCTTTAAAATGGATCGAGTCTGATTCATTTGCAGAAAGACTTATTGCTTTTGCAGCAGTTGAAGGTATTTTCTTCTCTGGTGCCTTCTGTTCAATTTATTGGTTGAAAAAACGCGGCCTAATGCCGGGTTTAACATTCTCTAATGAATTGATTTCTCGTGATGAAGGCGTACATTGTGATTTTGCAGTTCACCTGCACAATCACCATTTGGTAAACAAAGTGCCAAAAGAAAGAATCAAAGAAATTATTGTTGATGCATTGGATATCGAAAGACAGTTTGTAACTGAATCTCTTCCGGTAAGTTTAATTGGTATGAATGCTGGTTTAATGACACAGTATTTAGAGTTTGTTGCCGATAGACTTTTGGTTGAATTAGGATGCGAACGTGTTTACGGATCAGCGAATCCATTTGATTTCATGGACATGATTTCTCTTCAGGGAAAAACTAATTTCTTTGAAAAACGTGTTGCAGAGTATCAAAAATCTGGTGTGATGAACACAGACAGCGATGCTCAGAAAATTTCATTCGATGCAGATTTTTAG
- a CDS encoding DUF3109 family protein, with amino-acid sequence MFQLGKTIISEDILEKEFVCNLSACKGACCVDGDAGAPLNEAETKILEEIYPKVKPFLRKEGIEAIEAQGTWVTGTDGDLETPLIDNKDCAYVIFDGKTALCGIEQAYNEGIVDWKKPVSCHLYPIRVKDFTEFAAVNYDRWDICDDACSLGKELEVPVYKFVKEALIRRFGEDWYLELEKVAEELKNS; translated from the coding sequence ATGTTTCAGTTAGGTAAAACTATTATTTCAGAAGACATTCTGGAAAAAGAATTTGTGTGCAACTTGTCTGCTTGTAAAGGAGCTTGTTGTGTTGATGGAGATGCGGGCGCGCCTTTAAATGAGGCTGAAACTAAAATCTTAGAAGAAATCTATCCGAAGGTAAAACCCTTTTTGCGAAAAGAAGGAATTGAAGCAATCGAAGCGCAGGGAACCTGGGTAACAGGAACAGACGGTGATCTCGAAACGCCGCTTATTGATAATAAAGATTGTGCTTATGTAATTTTTGACGGCAAAACTGCACTTTGTGGTATCGAACAAGCTTATAATGAAGGAATCGTAGATTGGAAAAAACCAGTTTCATGTCATTTATATCCAATTCGGGTAAAAGACTTCACAGAATTTGCCGCGGTTAATTATGACCGATGGGATATTTGTGACGATGCCTGTTCTTTAGGAAAAGAATTAGAAGTTCCGGTTTATAAATTTGTAAAAGAAGCACTGATCCGCCGTTTTGGAGAAGACTGGTATTTGGAGCTCGAAAAAGTAGCTGAAGAACTTAAAAATTCATAA
- a CDS encoding MarC family protein: protein MLEIDFKEIITVSMVLFAVIDIVGSIPIIVNLRAKVGHIESEKASIVAGAIMIVFLFVGEGLLNLIGIDVHSFAVAGSFVLFFLALEMILGIRIYRDEEPGSASIVPLAFPLIAGAGTMTTLLSLRSQFHTINIITAIVLNIILVYIVLKSSKKIENLLGENGLGVVRKTFGVILLAIAVKLFAANVKGLFV, encoded by the coding sequence ATGTTAGAAATCGATTTTAAAGAAATCATTACAGTAAGTATGGTGCTTTTTGCAGTAATTGATATTGTTGGTTCAATTCCTATTATTGTAAACTTAAGAGCAAAAGTCGGACACATCGAATCTGAAAAAGCTTCTATTGTTGCCGGAGCTATTATGATTGTTTTTCTTTTTGTTGGAGAAGGCTTATTGAACCTGATTGGTATCGACGTGCATTCGTTTGCTGTTGCAGGTTCATTTGTATTGTTCTTTTTGGCGTTAGAAATGATTTTAGGAATTAGAATTTATCGTGACGAAGAACCGGGTTCTGCTTCTATTGTACCTCTTGCCTTTCCTTTAATTGCCGGAGCGGGAACTATGACAACTTTACTTTCGCTTCGTTCACAATTTCATACCATTAATATTATTACAGCTATTGTATTGAATATTATATTGGTTTATATCGTTTTGAAGTCTTCTAAAAAAATTGAAAATTTGTTAGGAGAAAACGGACTTGGTGTGGTTCGTAAGACATTTGGTGTTATACTTTTGGCTATTGCTGTTAAATTATTCGCCGCTAATGTTAAAGGTTTGTTTGTCTAA
- a CDS encoding FAD-dependent oxidoreductase — translation MFDVLIIGGGVSGMSCALVLGSANKKAFVTDKKIGIFTHQKNSSLQEAIFYNAYGITPGKLGSELLTESVQDLAASYPHIEQIANEKAIKIEGSFPSFTVVTNKNSYQTKNIVVGIGSANTFDIEGLMQYVEPHKKALPEKQRIQLKNEDHKVADGIYVIGTLAGWRSQLAIAAGSGAAVATDILTLWNNGVQTHSHDSIR, via the coding sequence ATGTTTGACGTTTTAATTATCGGCGGAGGCGTATCTGGAATGTCTTGTGCCCTGGTCTTAGGATCTGCAAATAAAAAAGCTTTTGTTACCGACAAAAAAATCGGAATTTTTACACATCAGAAAAACTCTTCTTTACAAGAGGCAATTTTCTACAATGCTTATGGAATAACGCCGGGAAAACTGGGTTCTGAACTACTTACAGAAAGTGTGCAGGATTTAGCAGCGTCTTATCCGCATATTGAACAAATCGCAAACGAGAAAGCAATTAAAATTGAAGGCTCTTTTCCTTCGTTTACTGTGGTTACTAACAAAAACTCGTACCAAACAAAAAATATAGTAGTCGGAATTGGTTCTGCTAACACTTTTGATATTGAAGGTCTAATGCAGTATGTTGAACCTCATAAAAAAGCACTTCCGGAAAAACAGCGTATTCAGCTTAAAAACGAAGATCATAAAGTCGCTGACGGCATTTATGTTATTGGAACTTTAGCTGGCTGGAGAAGTCAATTGGCCATAGCTGCAGGAAGCGGTGCCGCTGTTGCTACAGATATTTTAACTTTATGGAATAACGGCGTACAGACTCATTCACACGACAGCATTCGATAA
- a CDS encoding nuclear transport factor 2 family protein: MEKNSIVTAEIELLTAIRNSDIAVLEKLLHDDLLFNMPDGQTITKEFDLNSYRSGKMKIDSLEASDQIINVIGDSAVVAVTVSLKGAYDNNPINGVLKYIRVWKQFDDNLKVIAGSCVQLA; this comes from the coding sequence ATGGAAAAAAACTCAATTGTAACTGCCGAAATAGAACTTTTAACAGCAATTAGAAATTCTGATATTGCTGTTCTGGAAAAACTTCTTCACGATGACTTGCTTTTTAATATGCCAGATGGTCAAACCATTACAAAAGAGTTTGATTTGAATTCCTATCGTTCGGGAAAAATGAAAATCGATTCGCTCGAAGCGTCAGATCAAATTATTAATGTAATCGGTGATTCGGCTGTTGTTGCTGTTACGGTTTCGCTAAAAGGAGCTTACGATAACAATCCAATAAATGGCGTTTTAAAATATATCAGAGTCTGGAAACAATTTGATGATAATTTAAAAGTTATTGCCGGAAGCTGTGTGCAGCTGGCATAA